The genomic region CCTCGCGCGGGCTGAACGGCTTCGTAATGTAGTCATCAGCACCCAGCCCCAGGCCGAGCAGTCGGTCCACCTCTTCTCCGCGCGCGGTAAGCATGATGATCGGCGTGCCCCCGGCCGCGCGGATCTGGCGGGCGACCTCCCAGCCATCCACCTCCGGCAGCATCAGGTCAAGGATCACGAGATTGGGCTTCTCGTGCATGAAGGCCGCGAGCGCCGCCCGTCCGTCGGCGGCGCTCACGACGTGGTAGCCGTCGCGCTCGAGATACTTGCGGACGATGTCCGTGATCTCGGGTTCGTCGTCCACGACCAGAATTGTGCGGCGGCTCACCTTCGCGTAGGCCTCCAGTATGTCTCCCGTGCGCCCTACGGCGTCACGACGATCCGCCCGACCATGCCGGACTCGCGGTGGCCGGGAATGCTGCAGAAGAACTCATATGTACCCGGTCGCTTGGCCCGGATAGCGCCTGCAACCGTCTGCCCGGGCGGCGCCAGGAGCCGAACGCGCAGGCCCGGCACCGTGATGTCGTGCACGGAATCGTCATCCTTGTTGACCAGACTTAGGTTGACAACCTCACCGGCCTTGACCTGTATCTCAACCGGGTTGAAGGAGAAATCGGTGGCGGTAATCTCAACGGTCCGTGCGCCGGTTACCGGAGGGAGCGCCCATGCGCCCCTTCCCTGCCAGCCCCAAGGGCCGCGCATGTGGTGCCGCCCGAAACCGGGCATCATCGGGCCGTGATGCCAGCCCCATCCGCTGCCGCGGCCCCCCCATCCTGCCCCATACCATCCTGCCCGGCCCACGCACACCAGGCCGACAATCCCAACAACGATCAGCACAACTCCCAAGAGCATTCGGTTTCGCATCGCCCTCTCCATCTGCCCCGACCTAGGAAAGCTCTCTCTTGATCGCGTCGTACTCCTCGCGCGTGACCTCGCCCCTGGCCAAGCGGCGCTTCAGGATCTCGATCGGCGCCTCATCCTGGCCTGCCTGCGCGCCCATTCCCCCGCGGCGCACGAATGATGTGATCACGAGCACGATCCCCACGAGTATCAGCAGCCAGAAGAGCATCCCAAGAAACGGCATCCCCCAACCTCCTGCCCAACGTCCATCGGCCCACGGCGCTCCGGACCATCCTCCGCCCATCATGCCGGGACCCATCATGCCCCATCCGCCCATCATCCCGATGCCGCCGAGAACCGGCAGCAGGAGGAGCACACCGATCACCACAAGTGCGATTACGCCAGCGTGCCGACAACATGCCATCGCCATCACCTCGCTATCCAGTCTGGACAGGGGACCGGAAGTCCCGATCCCCTGCCCGGATTCCTGCACGCCTACCGGATGACCTGCTCCCGGATCACCGTGCCGTAGTGCCAAGCGTACCAGACCTGCCCACCGTACGCATTGACGCTGGCGAGCGCGAAGTTCTTCCCGTCACGCGCCAGCCGATAGGTGAAGAAGCCTGGGAACTCGACCACCTTGCCGATGCCGGCGCCTGGGAACGCCTGGGCGATCCAGGCCTGCAGCGCGGCTCTGGCCTTTGCCTCATCGAGCTGCGCCACCGGTGGGCGGGCGCCAGGGGCGCCGGGAGACGGCTGCGGGCCATAGCCCATCCCCGAGCCCATCATGCCGCCGGGACCCATCATGCCCATTCCGCCGGCCAGCCGGCCGTACTTGAGGTTCCACATCATCGGAGGGCCCATCTCGAACGTGACGTTGCCGTTGTAGCGGTCCACCAGCAGGCCGAACGCGCCCTTCCCGGTGCTCTTCTCCGTCACCACGGCGTAGTAGACGTTCGAGAACTCTATGATCTCGACCGGCACCAGGTCAGGATTCCCGTACTGCCCAACGAACTGCCGGACGCGGGTGATCGCCTGATCCACCGGAAGCGCCGGTCCCCGTGGCTGAACGCCGCCAGGCTGGAAGTACCCCGGCATCCTTCCGGGCCCCATGCCGGGCCTCATCATCTGAGCGAGCGCCGGGGTGGCCAGTGTTGCGATCACGGCCGCGGCGCCCAAGACTGCCATCGCACGCTTCATCATGTCCCATCTCCTCTCGGATGCGGTTATCAACCTTCACTCCTGAGACTATCCGGGCGCGGTGCAGAAGCCATGAATCAGGTGTGAATGTTTCGTGAACGTCGGTAGGTATATGATGGGGGCGGTAACGCCAAATGAGAGTCCCTGAGGCCCGCGCCGCATCAGCCATGGCCGCGTTTCTCGACGCCAGGACAGCAGAGGGCTCGCTCTGCGAATCCCTGGCGGAGAGCAAGGTGCGATGCGTCGCGTGCGGGCACCGCTGCGTCATCCTGCCCGGGCGCAGGGGAATCTGCCGGGTGCGGTTCAATGACGGCGGAACGCTCCGTGTCCCCTGGGGATACGTCGCCGGGCTGCAGTGCGACCCAACCGAGAAGAAACCCTTCTACCATGTGCTGCCGGGCTCCACGACGCTCACATTTGGGATGCTGGGCTGCTGCCTCCACTGCCCTGGATGCCAGAACTGGGTGAGTTCGCAGGCGCTGCGTGATTCCGCCGCCGGGGTCGCGCCTGAGGACATCTCGCCAGAAGAGATCGTGGCCTTCGGCCTCCGGTGCGGAGTGCGGATGGTGGCCAGTTCCTACAACGAGCCGCTGATCACGTCCGAGTGGGCGGTTGCGGTCTTCGAGAAGGCGCGGCGTGCCGGGCTTCTCACCGGAATCGTGAGCAACGGCTATGCCACGCCCGAGGTACTGTCCTACCTGCGCCCATGGTGCGACTGCTTCAAGGTGGACCTGAAGTGCATGAGCGCGCGGAACTACCGCGTCCTGGGCGGCGTGCTCGACCGGGTGCTCGAGGCGATCCGAATGGTCCACGTGATGGGATTCTGGATGGAGGTCGTCACCCTGGTGATTCCCGGTTGGAACGATTCAGACGGCGAGATGGCAGACGCCGCCCGGTTCATCGCCTCGGTCTCGCCGGATATCCCCTGGCACGTGACCGCGTTCCACGGGGACTACAGGATGACCGGCCACAGGAGCACCCCGGTCGCCACGCTGCTGCGGGCAGCGCGAATCGGTCGGGCCGAGGGCCTGCGGTTCGTGTACGCCGGGAACCTGCCCGGGCAGG from bacterium harbors:
- a CDS encoding cupredoxin domain-containing protein, encoding MRNRMLLGVVLIVVGIVGLVCVGRAGWYGAGWGGRGSGWGWHHGPMMPGFGRHHMRGPWGWQGRGAWALPPVTGARTVEITATDFSFNPVEIQVKAGEVVNLSLVNKDDDSVHDITVPGLRVRLLAPPGQTVAGAIRAKRPGTYEFFCSIPGHRESGMVGRIVVTP
- a CDS encoding SHOCT domain-containing protein — its product is MACCRHAGVIALVVIGVLLLLPVLGGIGMMGGWGMMGPGMMGGGWSGAPWADGRWAGGWGMPFLGMLFWLLILVGIVLVITSFVRRGGMGAQAGQDEAPIEILKRRLARGEVTREEYDAIKRELS
- the amrS gene encoding AmmeMemoRadiSam system radical SAM enzyme; protein product: MRVPEARAASAMAAFLDARTAEGSLCESLAESKVRCVACGHRCVILPGRRGICRVRFNDGGTLRVPWGYVAGLQCDPTEKKPFYHVLPGSTTLTFGMLGCCLHCPGCQNWVSSQALRDSAAGVAPEDISPEEIVAFGLRCGVRMVASSYNEPLITSEWAVAVFEKARRAGLLTGIVSNGYATPEVLSYLRPWCDCFKVDLKCMSARNYRVLGGVLDRVLEAIRMVHVMGFWMEVVTLVIPGWNDSDGEMADAARFIASVSPDIPWHVTAFHGDYRMTGHRSTPVATLLRAARIGRAEGLRFVYAGNLPGQVGSYEHTCCPGCRAVLVERSGFYVRQNRLEESGGRCPDCGQVIAGIWSRAPGTGGLRP